A single window of Helicobacter pylori DNA harbors:
- a CDS encoding CvpA family protein: MNYIDLALLVVVVAFGIRGFYHGFVSEVAGTLGIVLGVYLASRYSVAVGHLFSQHLYDLRNETMTNLIGFLLVLASIWVFFLAFGVLLGKVLVFSGLGIIDKALGFIFSCLKTFLVLSFILYALSKMEVMKDANAYLQEKSAFFSTMKSIASKIMRLDGVKHVEKNLKDNLEEMSDEVKNKESIDNAKESFDKATDKGVEALKEKAKDLPKNMLEPKANQTPPNPTPSNKEPL, from the coding sequence GTGAATTATATTGATTTGGCGTTACTTGTGGTGGTGGTAGCCTTTGGGATTAGGGGATTTTATCATGGCTTCGTGAGTGAAGTGGCGGGGACTTTAGGGATTGTGCTTGGCGTGTATTTAGCGTCTCGCTACTCTGTGGCTGTTGGGCATTTATTTTCACAGCATTTGTATGATTTGAGAAATGAAACCATGACCAATCTCATTGGTTTTTTGTTGGTGTTAGCGTCTATTTGGGTGTTTTTTTTAGCTTTTGGAGTGTTGCTAGGCAAGGTGTTAGTCTTTAGCGGTCTAGGCATTATAGACAAGGCGTTAGGGTTTATTTTTTCATGTTTGAAGACTTTTTTAGTGCTTTCTTTCATCCTTTATGCGCTCTCTAAAATGGAAGTGATGAAAGACGCTAACGCCTATTTGCAAGAAAAGAGCGCTTTTTTTTCTACCATGAAAAGCATCGCCAGTAAGATCATGCGCCTTGATGGCGTCAAACATGTGGAGAAAAACCTTAAAGACAACCTTGAAGAAATGAGCGATGAAGTTAAAAATAAAGAATCTATTGATAACGCCAAAGAATCTTTTGATAAGGCTACGGATAAGGGCGTAGAAGCTTTAAAAGAAAAGGCTAAAGATTTGCCTAAAAACATGCTAGAGCCAAAAGCTAACCAAACCCCACCAAACCCCACCCCATCTAATAAAGAACCCCTATAA
- the lysS gene encoding lysine--tRNA ligase, which produces MFSNQYIQQRIHKANSLREEGKNPYQNGLKRSLTNAAFLEKYAYVKGLEEPKDKEKCESIVGRVKLLRLMGKACFIKVEDESAILQAYVSQNELNDEFKSLKKHLEVGDIVLVEGFPFATKTGELSIHALEFHILSKTIVPLPEKFHGLSDIELRYRQRYLDLIVNPSVKDVFKKRSLIVSSVRKFFEMEGFLEVETPMMHPIPGGANARPFITYHNALEVERYLRIAPELYLKRLIVGGFEAVFEINRNFRNEGMDHSHNPEFTMIEFYWAYHTYEDLIELSKRLFDYLLKTLSLDSKIIYNDMEVDFNQTSVISYLDALETIGGISKGILEKEDRLLAYLLERGVKVEPNLTHGKLLAEAFDHFVEHKLINPTFVTQYPIEISPLARRNDSNPNIADRFELFIAGKEIANGFSELNDPLDQLERFKNQVAEKEKGDEEAQYMDEDYVWALAHGMPPTAGQGIGIDRLVMLLTGAKSIKDVILFPAMRPVKNDFNVEGEE; this is translated from the coding sequence ATGTTTTCTAATCAATACATCCAACAACGCATCCATAAAGCCAATAGCTTGAGAGAAGAAGGGAAAAACCCTTATCAAAATGGCTTGAAACGAAGCCTCACCAATGCTGCTTTTTTAGAAAAATACGCTTATGTTAAGGGTTTAGAAGAGCCTAAAGACAAAGAAAAATGCGAAAGTATTGTAGGGAGAGTCAAGCTTTTGCGTTTAATGGGTAAGGCATGTTTTATTAAAGTTGAAGATGAAAGCGCGATTTTGCAAGCTTATGTTTCGCAAAATGAATTGAACGATGAATTTAAAAGCTTGAAAAAGCATTTAGAAGTGGGCGATATTGTGTTGGTGGAAGGTTTCCCTTTTGCTACCAAAACCGGTGAATTAAGTATTCATGCCCTAGAATTTCATATTTTAAGCAAAACCATTGTGCCTTTACCTGAAAAGTTTCATGGATTGAGCGATATAGAATTGCGTTACCGCCAGCGCTACTTGGATTTGATCGTCAATCCTAGTGTTAAAGATGTGTTTAAAAAGCGCAGTTTGATCGTCTCTAGCGTGCGGAAATTCTTTGAAATGGAAGGGTTTTTAGAAGTGGAAACCCCTATGATGCACCCCATTCCTGGCGGGGCGAACGCAAGGCCCTTCATCACTTATCATAACGCCTTAGAAGTTGAAAGGTATTTGAGAATCGCCCCAGAATTATACCTCAAACGCTTGATTGTGGGGGGGTTTGAGGCGGTGTTTGAAATCAATCGTAATTTTAGGAATGAGGGCATGGATCACAGCCATAACCCCGAATTTACGATGATTGAGTTTTACTGGGCGTATCACACTTATGAAGATTTGATTGAATTGAGCAAGAGGCTATTTGACTACTTGCTAAAGACTTTAAGTTTAGATTCAAAAATCATTTATAACGATATGGAAGTGGATTTCAACCAAACGAGCGTGATTTCCTATTTGGACGCTTTAGAAACAATAGGGGGCATTAGCAAGGGTATTTTAGAAAAAGAAGACAGGCTTTTGGCTTATTTGTTAGAGCGAGGCGTCAAAGTAGAGCCAAACCTCACTCATGGCAAATTGCTCGCTGAAGCGTTTGATCATTTTGTAGAGCATAAGCTCATTAACCCCACTTTTGTAACCCAATACCCTATTGAAATTAGCCCCCTAGCCAGACGCAACGATAGTAACCCTAATATTGCTGACAGGTTTGAGTTGTTCATTGCAGGTAAAGAAATCGCTAATGGCTTTAGCGAATTGAATGACCCATTAGATCAACTAGAGCGCTTTAAAAACCAAGTGGCTGAGAAAGAAAAAGGCGATGAAGAAGCCCAATACATGGACGAAGATTACGTGTGGGCCCTAGCTCATGGAATGCCACCCACTGCAGGGCAAGGCATAGGCATTGACCGATTGGTGATGCTACTCACTGGAGCTAAAAGCATTAAAGATGTGATTTTATTCCCAGCGATGCGTCCTGTTAAAAACGATTTTAATGTTGAGGGTGAAGAATAA
- a CDS encoding serine hydroxymethyltransferase, with translation MAYFLEQTDSEIFEFIVEEFKRQNEHLEMIASENYTFPSVMEAMGSILTNKYAEGYPNKRYYGGCEVVDKIESLAIERAKKLFNCQFANVQAHSGSQANNAVYHALLKPYDKILGMDLSCGGHLTHGAKVSLTGKHYQSFSYGVNLDGYIDYEEALKIAQSVKPEIIVCGFSAYPREIDFKKFREIADAVGALLLGDIAHVAGLVVANEHAHPFPHCHVVSSTTHKTLRGPRGGLILTNDEEIAAKIDKAIFPGTQGGPLMHAIAAKAVGFKENLKPEFKAYAKLVKSNMQVLAKALKEKNHKLVSGGTSNHLLLMDFLDKPYSGKDADIALGNAGITVNKNTIPGETRSPFVTSGIRIGSAALSARGMGAKEFEIIGNKISDILNDINNVSLQLHVKEELKAMANQFPVYHQPIF, from the coding sequence ATGGCTTATTTTTTAGAACAAACGGATAGTGAAATCTTTGAGTTTATTGTTGAGGAATTTAAACGCCAAAATGAGCATTTAGAAATGATAGCGAGCGAGAATTACACTTTTCCTAGTGTCATGGAGGCTATGGGGAGTATTTTAACGAATAAATACGCTGAAGGCTATCCTAACAAACGCTACTATGGGGGCTGTGAAGTGGTGGATAAAATAGAAAGCTTGGCCATAGAAAGGGCTAAAAAGCTTTTCAATTGCCAGTTCGCTAACGTGCAAGCGCATTCAGGCTCACAAGCTAATAACGCTGTCTATCACGCTCTTTTAAAGCCTTATGACAAGATTTTAGGCATGGATTTAAGCTGTGGAGGGCATTTAACGCATGGCGCTAAAGTGAGCTTGACCGGCAAGCATTATCAGAGCTTTTCTTATGGCGTGAATTTGGATGGCTATATTGATTATGAAGAGGCGCTAAAAATCGCTCAAAGCGTTAAACCAGAAATCATTGTGTGCGGGTTTTCAGCCTATCCAAGGGAGATTGATTTTAAGAAATTTAGAGAAATCGCTGATGCAGTGGGGGCGTTATTATTAGGCGATATAGCCCATGTGGCAGGGCTTGTGGTCGCTAATGAGCATGCCCATCCTTTCCCGCATTGCCATGTGGTTTCAAGCACCACTCATAAAACCTTAAGAGGGCCTAGAGGGGGGCTTATTTTAACCAATGACGAAGAAATAGCGGCTAAGATTGATAAAGCGATCTTTCCAGGGACTCAAGGTGGGCCTTTGATGCATGCGATTGCTGCTAAAGCGGTGGGGTTTAAAGAGAATCTAAAACCAGAATTTAAAGCTTACGCAAAATTAGTGAAATCTAACATGCAAGTTTTGGCTAAAGCGTTAAAAGAAAAAAACCATAAGTTAGTGAGTGGTGGCACTTCTAACCATTTGCTTTTGATGGATTTCTTAGATAAGCCTTATAGCGGGAAAGACGCTGATATTGCCTTAGGGAATGCCGGAATCACCGTGAATAAAAACACCATTCCTGGCGAAACACGCAGCCCTTTTGTAACGAGTGGGATAAGGATTGGCTCAGCAGCATTGAGCGCAAGGGGCATGGGAGCTAAGGAATTTGAAATCATAGGGAATAAAATATCAGATATTTTGAATGATATTAATAATGTTAGTTTGCAATTGCATGTGAAAGAAGAATTGAAAGCCATGGCCAATCAATTCCCTGTGTACCACCAACCTATTTTTTAA
- a CDS encoding DUF1882 domain-containing protein yields the protein MTEMELKLIKIDTSHYFEKKPGLGERVDYAGRCYYNKFQRVNAMLTSSLIQKHLKKEIEIAHNLILRNDKVENIVFDYNGRNPERFYHKAQLLLREEGFMNFTAYNTKTPGHLHLYVHKGHTELGEGERLVKTLSMKLAQGLPKEWKVFPSNEWPKEFNILALPYEVFAKERGSSWAKHL from the coding sequence ATGACAGAAATGGAATTAAAGCTCATTAAGATAGACACGAGCCATTATTTTGAAAAAAAACCAGGCTTGGGGGAGAGGGTGGATTATGCGGGGCGTTGCTATTATAATAAATTCCAAAGAGTGAATGCCATGCTCACAAGCTCGCTCATTCAAAAGCATTTGAAAAAAGAAATAGAAATCGCGCACAACCTCATCTTGCGTAACGATAAGGTGGAAAACATTGTGTTTGATTATAACGGGAGGAACCCGGAGCGTTTTTACCATAAGGCGCAGTTATTGCTTCGTGAGGAAGGTTTTATGAATTTTACCGCTTATAACACCAAAACGCCAGGGCATTTGCATTTGTATGTACATAAGGGGCATACGGAATTAGGCGAGGGTGAAAGGTTGGTTAAAACTTTGTCTATGAAATTAGCGCAAGGGTTGCCTAAAGAATGGAAAGTCTTCCCTAGCAATGAATGGCCTAAGGAATTTAATATTTTAGCTTTACCTTATGAAGTGTTTGCAAAAGAGCGCGGGAGCTCTTGGGCGAAGCATTTATAA
- a CDS encoding SPOR domain-containing protein, producing the protein MSEKERLNEVILEEENNGGGTKKVFLIVAIAIIILAVLLMVFWKSTRVAPKETFLQTDSGMQKIGNTKDEKKDDEFESLNMDSPKQEDKLDKVADNVKKQENDAFNMPTQTNQTQTEMKTTEETQEAQKELKAVEHTSAQKESQAVAKKETPHKKPKATPKDKEVHKDKHAAKELKVKKEAHKEVPKKANSKTNLTKGHYLQVGVFAHRPNKAFLQAFNQFPHKIEYRGATKRYLIGPYKSKQEALMHADEVSKKMTKPVVIEIR; encoded by the coding sequence ATGTCAGAAAAAGAAAGACTGAATGAAGTGATCTTAGAAGAAGAAAATAATGGGGGCGGCACTAAAAAGGTGTTTTTGATCGTGGCTATAGCCATTATCATTTTAGCGGTGCTTTTAATGGTGTTTTGGAAAAGCACCAGAGTCGCTCCTAAAGAGACTTTTTTACAAACCGATAGCGGGATGCAAAAAATAGGCAACACTAAAGATGAGAAAAAAGACGATGAGTTTGAAAGCTTGAATATGGATTCTCCCAAACAAGAAGACAAGCTAGACAAAGTGGCGGATAATGTTAAAAAACAAGAAAATGATGCGTTTAACATGCCCACTCAAACCAATCAAACTCAAACGGAGATGAAAACAACAGAAGAAACGCAAGAAGCTCAAAAAGAATTAAAAGCTGTTGAGCACACTAGTGCTCAAAAGGAATCTCAGGCTGTGGCTAAAAAAGAAACCCCCCATAAAAAGCCTAAAGCAACGCCTAAAGATAAGGAAGTTCATAAAGATAAGCATGCGGCTAAAGAGCTAAAAGTCAAAAAAGAAGCTCATAAAGAAGTTCCTAAAAAAGCCAATTCTAAAACCAATCTTACTAAGGGGCATTATTTGCAAGTGGGGGTTTTTGCGCACAGGCCCAATAAAGCCTTTTTGCAAGCGTTTAACCAATTCCCCCATAAGATTGAATATAGGGGGGCTACTAAACGCTATCTCATAGGCCCTTATAAGAGCAAGCAAGAAGCCTTAATGCATGCCGATGAAGTCAGCAAAAAAATGACTAAACCGGTTGTCATAGAGATTCGTTAA
- a CDS encoding TIGR00645 family protein, with the protein MLEKLIERVLFATRWLLAPLCIAMSLVLVVLGYVFMKELWHMLSHLNTISETDLVLSALGLVDLLFMAGLVLMVLLASYESFVSKLDKVDASEITWLKHTDFNALKLKVSLSIVAISAIFLLKRYMSLEDVLSSIPKDTPLSHNPIFWQVVIHLVFVCSALLAAVTNNIAFSQNKGH; encoded by the coding sequence ATGCTAGAAAAGTTGATTGAAAGAGTGTTGTTTGCCACTCGTTGGTTGCTAGCCCCTTTGTGCATTGCCATGTCGTTAGTGCTGGTGGTTTTAGGCTATGTGTTCATGAAAGAGTTGTGGCACATGCTAAGCCATTTAAACACGATCAGCGAAACGGATTTGGTTTTATCAGCCTTAGGATTAGTGGATTTGTTGTTTATGGCAGGGCTTGTTTTAATGGTGTTGCTCGCCAGTTATGAAAGCTTTGTTTCTAAATTAGACAAGGTGGATGCCAGCGAAATCACTTGGCTAAAACACACGGATTTTAACGCTTTAAAGTTAAAGGTTTCGCTCTCTATTGTAGCCATTTCGGCGATCTTTTTGCTCAAACGCTACATGAGTTTAGAAGACGTTCTATCCAGTATCCCTAAGGACACGCCCCTATCGCATAACCCCATTTTTTGGCAAGTGGTGATCCATTTGGTGTTTGTGTGTTCAGCGCTTTTAGCCGCCGTTACCAATAACATCGCTTTTTCACAAAATAAAGGGCATTAA
- the clsC gene encoding cardiolipin synthase ClsC, translated as MKIFLVFLSVFFFNGCFGLVYKTPISSPPISYDSYTTTIGSLYAEKLKENPNHSAAILLEDGFDALLHRVGLIRMSQKSIDMQTYIYKNDLSSQVIAKELLNAANRGVKVRILLDDNGVDSDFSDIMLLNFHKNIEVKIFNPYYIRNKGLRYFEMLADYERIKKRMHNKLFIVDNFAVIIGGRNIGDNYFDNDLDTNFLDLDALFFGGVASKAKESFERYWRFHRSIPVSLLRTHKRLKNNAKEIAKLHEKIPISAEDKNQFEKKVNDFIDRFQKYQYPIYYGNAIFLADSPKKIDTPLYSPIKIAFEKALKNAKDSVFIASSYFIPGKKMMKIFKKQISKGIELNILTNSLSSTDAIVVYGAWERYRNQLVRMGANVYEIRNDFFNRQIKGRFSTKHSLHGKTIVFDDNLTLLGSFNIDPRSAYINTESAVLFDNPSFAKRVRLSLKDHAQQSWHLVVYRHKVIWEAVEEGILIHEKTSPDTSFFLRLIKEWSKVLPEREL; from the coding sequence TTGAAAATCTTTTTAGTTTTTTTAAGCGTCTTTTTTTTTAATGGGTGTTTTGGGTTAGTTTATAAGACTCCCATTTCAAGCCCCCCTATCTCTTATGATTCCTACACTACCACCATTGGGAGCTTGTATGCTGAAAAATTAAAAGAAAACCCTAACCATAGCGCGGCCATTCTTTTAGAAGACGGCTTTGACGCTTTATTGCACAGAGTGGGTCTTATCAGGATGAGCCAAAAAAGCATTGACATGCAAACTTATATCTATAAGAACGATCTTTCCTCTCAAGTGATCGCTAAAGAACTTTTAAATGCGGCCAATCGTGGGGTAAAAGTGCGCATTCTTTTAGACGATAACGGAGTGGATTCGGATTTTTCAGATATTATGCTCTTAAACTTCCATAAAAACATTGAGGTGAAAATTTTTAACCCCTACTATATCCGCAATAAAGGTTTGCGTTATTTTGAAATGCTTGCGGATTATGAGCGCATTAAAAAACGCATGCACAACAAGCTTTTTATTGTGGATAATTTCGCTGTCATTATAGGGGGGCGCAATATTGGGGACAATTATTTTGATAACGATTTAGACACGAATTTTTTAGATTTAGACGCTTTGTTTTTTGGAGGGGTTGCTTCAAAAGCCAAAGAAAGCTTTGAACGCTATTGGAGATTCCACCGCTCTATCCCTGTTTCATTACTAAGAACCCATAAAAGACTCAAAAACAACGCTAAAGAAATCGCTAAACTCCATGAAAAAATCCCTATCAGCGCTGAAGACAAAAACCAGTTTGAAAAAAAAGTCAATGATTTTATAGATCGTTTCCAAAAATACCAATACCCCATTTATTATGGGAATGCCATTTTTTTAGCCGATTCACCCAAAAAAATTGACACGCCCTTGTATTCGCCCATCAAAATCGCTTTTGAGAAAGCCCTTAAAAACGCTAAGGACTCCGTTTTTATCGCTTCATCGTATTTTATTCCAGGCAAAAAGATGATGAAAATCTTTAAAAAACAAATTTCTAAGGGGATTGAATTGAATATTCTTACCAATTCCCTTTCATCTACTGATGCGATAGTGGTCTATGGGGCGTGGGAAAGGTATCGCAACCAATTAGTGCGAATGGGCGCGAATGTCTATGAAATACGAAACGATTTTTTCAACCGCCAGATTAAAGGGCGCTTTAGCACCAAACATTCCTTACACGGCAAAACGATTGTTTTTGATGACAATTTAACGCTTCTAGGGAGCTTTAACATTGACCCACGCTCTGCCTACATCAACACTGAAAGTGCGGTTTTGTTTGACAACCCATCTTTTGCTAAAAGGGTGCGTTTGTCGCTCAAAGATCATGCCCAACAATCATGGCATTTGGTGGTGTATCGGCATAAAGTGATTTGGGAAGCGGTAGAAGAAGGCATTTTAATCCATGAAAAAACTTCGCCTGACACTTCCTTCTTTTTACGCTTGATTAAAGAATGGTCTAAAGTCCTTCCTGAAAGAGAACTTTAA
- a CDS encoding fumarate reductase iron-sulfur subunit encodes MSDNERTIVVRVLKFDPQSAVSKPHFKEYQLKETPSMTLFIALNLIREHQDPDLSFDFVCRAGICGSCAMMVNGRPRLACKTLTSSFESGVITLMPMPSFTLIKDLSVNTGDWFLDMTKRVESWAHSKEEVDITRPEKRVEPDEAQEVFELDRCIECGCCIASCGTKLMRPNFIGAAGMNRAMRFMIDSHDERSDDDFYELVGDDDGVFGCMSLIACHDTCPKELPLQSSIATLRNRMLKVGKSR; translated from the coding sequence ATGAGTGATAATGAACGAACGATTGTAGTTAGAGTGTTAAAATTTGACCCTCAAAGTGCGGTGAGTAAGCCGCATTTTAAAGAGTATCAATTGAAAGAAACGCCATCCATGACGCTCTTTATCGCTTTAAACCTCATTAGAGAGCATCAAGATCCAGATTTGAGCTTTGATTTTGTGTGCCGCGCTGGGATTTGCGGCTCTTGCGCGATGATGGTTAATGGGAGACCGAGACTGGCTTGTAAAACTCTAACTTCTAGCTTTGAAAGCGGGGTGATCACGCTGATGCCCATGCCCAGTTTTACGCTCATTAAAGATTTGAGCGTGAATACGGGCGATTGGTTTTTGGATATGACTAAAAGGGTGGAGAGTTGGGCGCATTCTAAAGAAGAAGTGGATATTACTAGACCGGAAAAAAGGGTTGAGCCTGATGAAGCCCAAGAAGTCTTTGAACTAGACAGATGCATTGAATGCGGGTGCTGTATCGCTTCTTGTGGGACCAAACTCATGCGCCCTAATTTCATTGGAGCTGCTGGCATGAACAGAGCCATGCGTTTTATGATTGACAGCCACGATGAAAGAAGCGATGATGATTTTTATGAGTTAGTGGGCGATGATGATGGTGTTTTTGGGTGCATGAGCCTGATTGCTTGCCATGACACTTGCCCTAAAGAATTACCCTTGCAAAGCAGTATCGCTACTTTGCGCAACCGAATGTTGAAAGTGGGTAAAAGCCGCTAA
- a CDS encoding fumarate reductase flavoprotein subunit, which translates to MKIIYCDALIIGGGLAGLRASIACKQKGLNTIVLSLVPVRRSHSAAAQGGMQASLANAKKSEGDNEDLHFLDTVKGSDWGCDQQVARMFVTTAPKAIRELASWGVPWTRIKKGDRPAVVNGEHVTITERDDRHGYILSRDFGGTKKWRTCFTADATGHTMLYAVANEALHHKVDIQDRKDMLAFIHHDNQCYGAVVRDLITGEISAYVSKGTLLATGGYGRVYKHTTNAVICDGAGAASALETGVAKLGNMEAVQFHPTALVPSGILMTEGCRGDGGVLRDKFGRRFMPAYEPEKKELASRDVVSRRILEHIQKGYGAKSPYGDHVWLDIAILGRNHVEKNLRDVRDIAMTFAGIDPADSEEQTKDNMQGMPANEPEYGQAMAKQKGWIPIKPMQHYSMGGVRTNPKGETHLKGLFCAGEAACWDLHGFNRLGGNSVSEAVVAGMIIGDYFASHCLEAQIEINTQKVEAFIKESQDYMHFLLHNEGKEDVYEIRERMKEVMDEKVGVFREGKKLEEALKELQELYARSKNICVKNKVLHNNPELEDAYRTKKMLKLALCITQGALLRTESRGAHTRIDYPKRDDEKWLNRTLASWPSAEQDMPTIEYEELDVMKMEISPDFRGYGKKGNFIPHPKKEERDAEILKTILELEKLGKDRIEVQHALMPFELQEKYKARNMRLEDEEVRARGEHLYSFNVHDLLDQHNANLKGEHHE; encoded by the coding sequence ATGAAAATAATATATTGTGATGCACTAATTATTGGAGGCGGATTGGCCGGGTTAAGGGCTAGTATCGCATGCAAACAAAAGGGTTTAAACACCATCGTTTTAAGTCTAGTGCCTGTCAGGCGTTCGCACTCTGCAGCCGCTCAAGGGGGCATGCAAGCGAGCCTTGCGAACGCTAAAAAAAGCGAGGGCGATAATGAAGATTTGCACTTTTTAGACACGGTTAAGGGGAGCGATTGGGGGTGCGATCAGCAAGTGGCTAGGATGTTTGTAACCACTGCCCCTAAAGCCATTAGGGAATTGGCCAGTTGGGGGGTGCCTTGGACTAGGATTAAAAAGGGCGATAGGCCTGCGGTCGTCAATGGTGAGCATGTAACTATCACTGAAAGAGACGACAGGCATGGTTATATCTTAAGCCGTGATTTTGGCGGCACTAAAAAATGGCGCACATGCTTTACGGCTGATGCCACAGGGCATACCATGCTTTATGCGGTCGCTAATGAAGCCTTACACCACAAAGTGGATATTCAAGACAGAAAGGACATGCTCGCTTTCATTCATCATGATAATCAATGCTACGGGGCGGTGGTAAGGGATTTGATCACCGGCGAAATTTCAGCGTATGTTTCTAAAGGCACGCTTTTAGCTACCGGAGGTTATGGGCGCGTGTATAAACACACCACTAACGCTGTGATTTGCGACGGAGCTGGGGCGGCGAGCGCGTTAGAAACCGGCGTGGCTAAATTAGGCAACATGGAAGCGGTGCAATTCCACCCTACCGCTTTAGTGCCAAGCGGGATTTTAATGACCGAAGGTTGTAGGGGCGATGGCGGCGTTTTAAGAGACAAGTTTGGCAGACGCTTCATGCCCGCTTATGAGCCGGAGAAAAAAGAGCTTGCAAGCAGAGATGTGGTCTCAAGGCGGATTTTAGAGCATATCCAAAAAGGCTATGGAGCCAAATCGCCCTATGGGGATCATGTGTGGCTGGATATTGCTATTTTAGGGCGTAACCATGTGGAAAAAAATTTGAGAGATGTGCGCGATATTGCCATGACTTTTGCGGGCATTGATCCGGCTGATAGCGAGGAACAAACCAAAGACAACATGCAAGGAATGCCCGCTAATGAGCCTGAATACGGGCAAGCGATGGCCAAACAAAAAGGCTGGATCCCCATAAAACCCATGCAACACTATTCTATGGGTGGGGTTAGGACAAACCCTAAAGGCGAAACCCATTTAAAAGGCTTGTTTTGTGCGGGCGAAGCGGCATGTTGGGATTTGCATGGGTTTAACCGCTTGGGGGGTAATTCCGTGAGTGAAGCGGTGGTCGCTGGCATGATCATTGGGGATTATTTCGCGTCGCATTGTTTAGAAGCGCAAATTGAAATCAACACACAAAAAGTTGAAGCTTTCATTAAAGAAAGCCAAGATTATATGCATTTTTTATTGCATAATGAAGGCAAGGAAGACGTGTATGAAATTAGAGAACGCATGAAAGAAGTCATGGATGAAAAAGTAGGCGTTTTTAGGGAAGGCAAAAAATTAGAAGAAGCCCTTAAAGAATTGCAAGAGCTTTATGCGCGCTCCAAAAACATTTGCGTGAAAAACAAGGTTTTACACAATAACCCTGAATTAGAAGACGCTTACCGCACCAAAAAAATGCTCAAACTCGCGCTTTGCATCACTCAAGGGGCGTTACTGCGCACTGAAAGCAGAGGGGCTCACACAAGGATTGACTACCCTAAAAGAGACGATGAAAAATGGCTTAATCGGACTTTAGCGAGCTGGCCTAGCGCTGAGCAAGACATGCCCACGATTGAATACGAAGAATTAGATGTGATGAAAATGGAAATCAGCCCTGATTTTAGGGGCTATGGCAAAAAGGGCAATTTCATTCCTCACCCCAAAAAAGAAGAGCGCGACGCTGAGATTTTGAAAACGATTTTAGAATTAGAAAAGCTTGGGAAAGACAGGATAGAAGTCCAACACGCACTCATGCCTTTTGAATTGCAAGAAAAATACAAGGCTAGGAATATGCGTTTAGAAGATGAGGAAGTCAGGGCTAGGGGGGAACATTTGTATTCTTTCAATGTCCATGATTTATTAGACCAACACAACGCTAATTTAAAAGGAGAACACCATGAGTGA
- a CDS encoding fumarate reductase cytochrome b subunit — MQQEEIIEGYYGASKGLKKSGIYAKLDFLQSATGLILALFMIAHMFLVSSILISDEAMYKVAKFFEGSLFLKAGEPAIVSVVAAGVILILVAHAFLALRKFPINYRQYKVFKTHKHLMKHGDTSLWFIQALTGFAMFFLASIHLFVMLTEPESIGPHGSSYRFVTQNFWLLYIFLLFAVELHGSIGLYRLAIKWGWFKNASIQGLRKVKWAMSVFFIVLGLCTYGAYIKKGLENKDNGIKTMQEAIEADGKFHKE; from the coding sequence ATGCAACAAGAAGAGATTATAGAGGGTTATTATGGTGCTAGTAAAGGGCTTAAAAAGAGCGGTATTTATGCTAAGCTGGATTTTTTACAGAGCGCTACGGGCTTGATTTTAGCGCTCTTTATGATAGCGCACATGTTTTTGGTCTCAAGTATCTTGATTAGCGATGAAGCCATGTATAAAGTGGCGAAATTTTTTGAAGGGAGCTTGTTTTTAAAAGCGGGCGAGCCGGCTATTGTGAGCGTGGTTGCAGCAGGAGTTATTCTTATTTTAGTCGCACATGCTTTTTTGGCGTTAAGGAAATTCCCTATCAATTACAGGCAATACAAGGTTTTTAAAACCCATAAGCATTTGATGAAACATGGCGATACGAGTTTGTGGTTTATCCAAGCTTTAACCGGGTTTGCGATGTTTTTCTTAGCGAGTATCCACCTATTTGTCATGCTCACAGAGCCTGAAAGCATCGGGCCGCATGGCTCAAGCTATCGTTTTGTCACGCAAAACTTTTGGCTTTTGTATATTTTCTTATTGTTTGCCGTAGAATTGCATGGTTCTATTGGGTTGTATCGCTTAGCGATCAAATGGGGGTGGTTTAAGAATGCGAGCATTCAAGGCTTGAGAAAAGTCAAATGGGCGATGAGCGTGTTTTTTATTGTTTTAGGGCTTTGCACCTATGGGGCTTACATTAAAAAAGGTTTAGAAAATAAGGACAATGGCATTAAAACCATGCAAGAAGCCATAGAAGCTGATGGGAAATTCCACAAAGAATAA